One genomic region from Geotrypetes seraphini chromosome 13, aGeoSer1.1, whole genome shotgun sequence encodes:
- the G6PC3 gene encoding glucose-6-phosphatase 3 isoform X3, whose protein sequence is MPQRKSSCENMEVLYMNGVLLAEVLQNSTLGLEKFWAWITYVGDPKCVFLNYFTITYFLDKSLGLSVLWIALVSEWLNLVFKWFLFGERPFWWVHESGISSKLSLQIQQFPSSCETGPGSPSGHCMITGAALWSVAAALSAYMSHCSQSCLVKFTPFVLYFLFLLAVGVSRIFILAHFPHQVAAGIVVAICGFSGRVFSHTSSIKFNLAEAVFRLMSCPLTGFKKCSWCSCTISLTDHHSWCLQCLDPEHRIQSCVLFYASEVHHKNPTFFSKRNSLVSAWMEMHR, encoded by the exons ATGCCTCAGAGGAAGAGCAGTTGTGAAAAT ATGGAGGTACTCTACATGAATGGAGTTCTACTAGCAGAGGTGCTGCAGAATAGCACGTTGGGCCTAGAGAAATTCTGGGCCTGGATTACCTATGTGGGTGACCCAAAATGTGTCTTTCTTAACTACTTCACCATCACATATTTCCTAGACAAGAGTCTTGGTTTGAGTGTCCTATGGATTGCGCTTGTTTCAGAGTGGTTAAATTTAGTATTTAAATG GTTTCTTTTTGGTGAACGGCCTTTCTGGTGGGTCCACGAGTCGGGCATTAGCAGTAAGCTAAGTCTTCAGATCCAGCAGTTTCCATCATCCTGTGAGACAGGGCCAG GTAGCCCCTCTGGACACTGCATGATTACTGGTGCAGCCTTATGGTCTGTAGCAGCTGCTCTGTCAGCATACATGTCTCACTGTTCACAGAG TTGCCTTGTGAAATTTACCCCCTTTGTACTCTACTTCCTCTTTCTCTTGGCTGTGGGTGTCTCACGGATCTTCATTTTGGCGCACTTCCCTCATCAAGTGGCAGCTGGCATAGTGGTTG ccaTCTGTGGGTTCTCCGGCAGGGTCTTTAGTCACACCTCATCCATCAAGTTCAATTTGGCTGAGGCGGTGTTCCGGTTGATGTCATGCCCGCTGActggtttcaaaaagtgcagtTGGTGTTCTTGCACTATTTCTCTTACGGACCATCATAGTTGGTGCCTGCAGTGTTTGGATCCAGAGCATCGAATTCAATCCTGCGTGTTGTTCTACGCTTCAGAAGTGCACCATAAAAACCCCACATTCTTCAGCAAGAGAAACTCTTTGGTGTCAGCATGGATGGAGATGCACCGGTGA